From one Citrobacter sp. Marseille-Q6884 genomic stretch:
- the aroC gene encoding chorismate synthase: MAGNTIGQLFRVTTFGESHGLALGCIVDGVPPGIPLTEADLQHDLDRRRPGTSRYTTQRREPDQVKILSGVFEGVTTGTSIGLLIENTDQRSQDYGAIKDVFRPGHADYTYEQKYGLRDYRGGGRSSARETAMRVAAGAIAKKYLAEKFGVEIRGCLTQMGDIPLEIKDWSQVEQNPFFCPDPGKIEALDELMRALKKEGDSIGAKVTVVANGVPPGFGEPVFDRLDADIAHALMSINAVKGVEIGDGFDVVALRGSQNRDEITKEGFQSNHAGGILGGISSGQQIVAHMALKPTSSITVPGRTINRFGEEVEMITKGRHDPCVGIRAVPIAEAMLAIVLMDHLLRQRAQNADVKIDIPRW, encoded by the coding sequence ATGGCAGGAAACACAATTGGGCAACTCTTTCGCGTAACGACCTTCGGCGAATCACACGGGCTGGCGCTCGGTTGTATTGTTGATGGTGTTCCGCCAGGTATTCCTTTGACAGAAGCCGACCTGCAGCACGATCTCGACAGACGTCGTCCGGGGACTTCGCGTTACACTACGCAGCGTCGTGAGCCGGATCAGGTAAAGATCCTTTCAGGCGTGTTCGAAGGTGTAACAACAGGCACCAGCATCGGTTTGTTGATCGAGAATACAGACCAGCGTTCGCAGGACTACGGCGCGATTAAAGATGTTTTTCGTCCGGGTCATGCCGACTACACCTACGAGCAGAAATACGGTCTGCGCGACTACCGTGGAGGTGGACGTTCATCTGCGCGCGAAACGGCGATGCGTGTGGCGGCTGGCGCGATTGCCAAAAAGTATCTGGCAGAAAAATTTGGTGTTGAAATCCGTGGCTGTCTGACCCAGATGGGCGATATTCCGTTAGAGATTAAAGACTGGTCTCAGGTGGAACAGAACCCATTCTTTTGCCCGGACCCAGGGAAAATTGAGGCGCTGGACGAACTGATGCGTGCGCTTAAAAAAGAGGGTGACTCCATCGGGGCGAAAGTGACCGTTGTCGCTAACGGCGTACCTCCGGGATTTGGCGAACCTGTTTTCGATCGTCTTGACGCTGATATCGCTCATGCGTTGATGAGCATTAATGCGGTAAAAGGCGTGGAGATTGGTGACGGTTTTGATGTTGTCGCGCTGCGAGGCAGTCAGAATCGAGATGAAATCACCAAAGAAGGCTTCCAGAGTAATCATGCTGGCGGCATTCTGGGCGGCATCAGTAGCGGACAACAAATTGTTGCCCATATGGCGTTGAAACCGACTTCCAGTATTACTGTTCCCGGGCGAACCATTAACCGCTTTGGCGAGGAAGTCGAAATGATCACTAAAGGACGTCATGATCCGTGTGTTGGGATCCGCGCAGTGCCGATTGCTGAGGCGATGCTGGCGATTGTGTTGATGGATCACCTGTTGCGTCAACGGGCGCAAAATGCGGATGTGAAGATAGACATTCCTCGCTGGTAA
- the prmB gene encoding 50S ribosomal protein L3 N(5)-glutamine methyltransferase, whose amino-acid sequence MDKIFVDEAVSELHTIQDMLRWAVSRFSAANIWYGHGTDNPWDEAVQLVLPSLYLPLDIPEDMRTARLTSSERHRIVERVIRRVNERIPVAYLTNKAWFCGHEFYVDERVLVPRSPIGELINNRFAGLISEQPQHILDMCTGSGCIAIACAYAFPEAEVDAVDISTDALAVTEQNIEEHGLIHHVTPIRSDLFRDLLKVQYDLIVTNPPYVDAEDMSDLPNEYRHEPELGLASGSDGLKLTRRILGNAPDYLSDNGILICEVGNSMVHLIEQYPDVPFTWLEFDNGGDGVFMLTKEQLIAAREHFNIYKD is encoded by the coding sequence GTGGATAAAATTTTCGTTGATGAAGCAGTGAGTGAACTGCATACCATTCAGGACATGTTGCGCTGGGCGGTTAGCCGTTTTAGCGCGGCGAATATCTGGTATGGCCATGGAACCGATAACCCGTGGGATGAAGCGGTGCAACTGGTGCTGCCTTCGCTTTACCTGCCGCTGGATATTCCTGAAGATATGCGCACAGCGCGTCTGACCTCCAGCGAGCGTCATCGCATTGTTGAACGTGTTATTCGTCGCGTCAACGAGCGTATCCCGGTTGCCTACCTGACGAATAAAGCCTGGTTCTGTGGACATGAATTCTATGTCGATGAACGTGTACTGGTTCCTCGTTCCCCGATTGGCGAACTGATCAATAATCGTTTTGCCGGGCTTATCAGCGAGCAGCCTCAGCATATTCTGGATATGTGTACTGGCAGCGGCTGTATTGCTATCGCCTGTGCATATGCTTTCCCGGAAGCGGAAGTCGATGCGGTGGATATTTCCACTGACGCGCTGGCGGTGACCGAACAGAATATTGAAGAACATGGCCTCATCCACCACGTCACGCCGATCCGTTCCGATTTGTTCCGTGATCTGTTGAAAGTTCAGTATGACCTGATTGTGACCAACCCACCGTATGTCGATGCAGAAGATATGTCCGATCTGCCTAACGAATATCGCCACGAGCCTGAACTGGGTCTGGCGTCCGGTAGCGATGGACTTAAACTCACTCGCCGCATTTTGGGTAACGCGCCTGACTATCTGTCGGATAACGGCATTCTGATTTGTGAAGTCGGAAACAGCATGGTACATCTGATAGAACAATATCCAGATGTGCCGTTTACCTGGCTGGAGTTCGATAACGGCGGGGATGGCGTATTCATGCTGACCAAAGAACAGCTGATCGCTGCTCGCGAACATTTCAACATCTACAAAGATTAA
- the mepA gene encoding penicillin-insensitive murein endopeptidase → MKKMALAALALFASAACMAATPWQKITPPIAGSAQSIGAFSNGCIVGADTLPVQSDHYQVMRTDQRRYFGHPDLVTFIQRLSTQANNLGLGTVLIGDMGMPAGGRFNGGHASHQTGLDVDIFLQLPKTRWTQAQLLRPQALDLVSQDGKRVVPSLWKPEIFSLIRLAAKDNDVTRIFVNPAIKQQLCLDAGSDRDWLRKVRPWFQHRAHMHVRLRCPADSLECQDQPLPPPGDGCGAELQSWFEPPKPGTTKPEKKTPPPLPPSCQALLDEHVL, encoded by the coding sequence ATGAAAAAAATGGCACTTGCGGCGCTGGCTCTTTTTGCCAGCGCCGCCTGTATGGCGGCAACGCCGTGGCAGAAAATTACCCCCCCGATTGCGGGGAGTGCGCAGTCGATTGGCGCATTCTCCAATGGCTGTATTGTTGGGGCAGATACGCTGCCTGTGCAGTCAGACCATTATCAGGTAATGCGTACCGATCAGCGTCGTTATTTCGGCCATCCTGATCTGGTGACATTTATTCAGCGTCTGAGTACTCAGGCCAATAATCTGGGGCTGGGAACGGTATTAATAGGCGATATGGGTATGCCAGCAGGTGGACGCTTCAATGGCGGACACGCGAGCCATCAGACTGGGCTGGATGTTGATATTTTCCTGCAATTGCCGAAAACACGTTGGACGCAGGCACAACTGCTGCGACCACAGGCGTTGGATCTGGTTTCACAGGATGGTAAACGCGTCGTTCCATCGCTCTGGAAACCGGAGATTTTCAGCCTGATCAGGCTGGCTGCAAAAGATAATGATGTTACGCGAATTTTCGTGAATCCGGCAATTAAGCAGCAACTTTGTCTGGATGCAGGGAGCGACAGGGACTGGCTGCGAAAAGTGCGACCATGGTTCCAGCACCGTGCTCATATGCATGTACGGCTACGTTGTCCTGCTGACAGTCTGGAGTGCCAGGACCAGCCGTTACCTCCACCGGGTGATGGTTGTGGTGCGGAGTTGCAAAGCTGGTTCGAACCTCCTAAACCTGGAACAACTAAGCCTGAGAAGAAGACACCGCCGCCATTGCCGCCTTCCTGCCAGGCGCTACTGGA